One Micromonospora sp. FIMYZ51 genomic window carries:
- a CDS encoding fumarate reductase/succinate dehydrogenase flavoprotein subunit, whose translation MQVPSVTDRLELSCDVLVVGGGTAGTMAAISAAEAGARVLVLEKAHVRHSGALAMGMDGVNNAVIPGRATPEEYVAEITRANDGIVNQRTIYQTASRGHDMIRRLERYGVKFEKDAHGQYAVRQVHRSGSYVLPMPEGRDIKKVLYRVLRERSMRQRVRIENRVMPVRVLTDAGRAVGVAGLHTRTGEFVTVTAGAVVLATGACGRLGLPASGYLYGTYENPTNAGDGYSMAYHAGAELSGIECFQINPLIKDYNGPACAYVANPFGGYQVNNRGERFVDCDYWSGQMMAEVAREIASARGPIYLKLTHLPEETISALEGILHSTERPTRGTFHAGRGHDYRSHDVEMHISEIGLCGGHSASGVWVDEHGATTVPGLYAAGDLACVPHNYMIGAFVFGDLAGTHAAGSFVTPATLPADQVAEAHALVYRPLANPDGLPQPQVEYKLRRMVNDYLAPPKTAAKLDIAVETFDRMRAEIAALGARTPHELMRCVEVTFIRDCAEMAARASLVRTESRWGLYHDRADLPHCNDDDWFCHLNLSRDAQGTMRFRKRQVAPYLVPVEGFTPPAAGIEEVIAVQPDRPGRSDQHTVAHGEPAPVPTSDGAVLAVLRLAEQQPSLEVLEPYLRDPDADVRRTALLTLTESAPEGTAPALVAALADDDPAVRAAAVAGLRELADILPADIGQSLRAYTASPDVTVRTLVVELLRVTGAGQRADFTAALVDQAAGVRTQAVRGLVRHRDTASLASAVTDPSREVRIAVAHALGDLADSAAIPAVSRLAADPEVLVRAAALRAAATLRCPEPLTAMAVAGLTDPTWQVREGAVLGLAGAPASVAVPPLLDAAHDGNLDVRRAAVRVLGNWTARPEVAALLRAAADGDTDADVRAYARRALTAPAPVAPG comes from the coding sequence ATGCAGGTTCCGTCAGTTACCGACCGCCTGGAACTGAGCTGTGACGTGCTCGTCGTGGGCGGCGGCACGGCCGGCACGATGGCGGCGATCTCCGCTGCCGAAGCCGGCGCACGGGTCCTGGTCCTGGAGAAGGCTCACGTACGCCACTCCGGGGCGCTCGCCATGGGCATGGACGGGGTCAACAACGCGGTGATCCCAGGCAGAGCCACACCCGAGGAGTACGTCGCCGAGATCACCCGCGCCAACGACGGCATCGTCAACCAGCGCACCATCTACCAGACCGCCAGTCGCGGCCACGACATGATCCGCCGGCTGGAACGCTACGGCGTGAAGTTCGAGAAGGATGCCCACGGCCAGTACGCGGTCCGCCAGGTGCACCGTTCCGGCAGCTACGTACTGCCCATGCCCGAGGGCCGGGACATCAAGAAGGTCCTCTACCGGGTGCTGCGGGAACGCTCCATGCGGCAGCGGGTGCGCATCGAGAACCGGGTCATGCCGGTGCGCGTGCTCACCGACGCGGGCCGCGCTGTCGGAGTAGCCGGTCTGCACACCCGCACCGGCGAATTCGTCACCGTGACCGCCGGCGCGGTGGTCCTGGCCACCGGAGCGTGTGGCCGCCTGGGACTGCCGGCGAGCGGCTACCTCTACGGCACCTACGAGAACCCGACAAACGCCGGCGACGGCTACTCCATGGCCTACCACGCCGGCGCCGAGCTGTCCGGCATCGAATGCTTCCAGATCAACCCTCTGATCAAGGACTACAACGGCCCCGCCTGCGCATACGTGGCGAACCCCTTCGGCGGCTACCAGGTCAACAACCGTGGCGAACGGTTCGTCGACTGTGACTACTGGTCCGGGCAGATGATGGCCGAGGTCGCCCGCGAGATCGCCTCCGCACGTGGCCCCATCTACCTGAAGCTCACCCACCTGCCCGAGGAGACCATCTCCGCGCTCGAAGGCATCCTGCACAGCACCGAACGTCCCACCCGGGGCACCTTCCACGCCGGCCGCGGCCACGACTACCGCAGCCACGACGTCGAGATGCACATTTCCGAGATCGGACTCTGCGGCGGGCATTCTGCCTCCGGCGTATGGGTGGACGAGCACGGCGCCACCACCGTCCCGGGTCTCTACGCCGCCGGCGATCTCGCCTGCGTCCCACACAATTACATGATCGGCGCATTCGTCTTCGGTGATCTGGCCGGAACCCACGCCGCCGGCTCGTTCGTCACGCCGGCCACCCTCCCGGCCGATCAGGTCGCCGAGGCCCACGCGCTTGTCTACCGTCCCCTCGCCAACCCAGACGGGCTACCGCAGCCGCAGGTCGAGTACAAGTTGCGCCGGATGGTCAACGACTACCTGGCCCCGCCGAAGACCGCAGCCAAGCTCGACATCGCCGTCGAGACCTTCGACCGGATGCGCGCCGAGATCGCCGCGTTGGGTGCGCGGACGCCACACGAGCTGATGCGCTGCGTCGAGGTGACCTTCATCCGGGACTGCGCCGAGATGGCGGCCCGTGCCTCGCTCGTCCGGACGGAGAGCAGATGGGGTCTCTACCACGACCGGGCCGACCTGCCACACTGCAACGACGACGACTGGTTCTGCCACCTCAACCTCAGCCGGGACGCGCAGGGCACCATGCGATTCCGCAAGCGGCAGGTCGCGCCGTACCTGGTGCCGGTTGAAGGGTTCACCCCACCGGCCGCCGGCATCGAGGAGGTCATCGCGGTTCAGCCGGACCGGCCAGGACGCTCCGACCAGCACACCGTTGCCCACGGCGAGCCGGCTCCCGTACCCACCTCCGACGGCGCGGTGCTGGCCGTGCTCCGCCTCGCCGAGCAGCAGCCGAGCCTTGAAGTGCTGGAGCCGTACCTACGCGACCCGGACGCCGACGTACGGCGCACCGCGTTGCTGACCCTCACCGAGTCCGCACCCGAGGGCACCGCGCCGGCACTCGTTGCCGCGCTCGCCGACGACGATCCCGCGGTACGCGCCGCCGCCGTTGCCGGCCTGCGGGAACTCGCCGACATCCTGCCCGCCGACATCGGGCAGTCGCTGCGCGCGTACACCGCCAGCCCGGACGTCACCGTCCGCACTCTCGTCGTGGAACTGCTGCGGGTCACCGGCGCTGGCCAGCGCGCCGACTTCACCGCCGCACTTGTCGACCAGGCCGCTGGCGTACGCACTCAGGCCGTTCGTGGCCTGGTCCGCCACCGCGACACCGCGAGCCTCGCATCCGCCGTCACGGATCCGTCCCGGGAGGTACGCATCGCCGTCGCACACGCCCTTGGCGACCTCGCAGATTCGGCCGCGATCCCCGCCGTGTCGCGGCTGGCCGCCGACCCGGAGGTGCTCGTACGGGCGGCGGCGCTACGCGCGGCGGCCACGCTGCGCTGCCCCGAGCCGCTGACCGCCATGGCGGTCGCCGGCCTCACGGACCCGACGTGGCAGGTGCGCGAGGGTGCGGTACTCGGCCTCGCCGGGGCACCCGCCTCGGTCGCCGTGCCGCCGCTGCTCGACGCGGCGCATGACGGCAACCTCGACGTCCGGCGGGCCGCGGTGCGGGTCCTCGGTAACTGGACGGCCCGACCCGAGGTCGCCGCGCTGCTCCGGGCCGCCGCCGACGGGGACACCGACGCCGACGTCCGCGCCTACGCACGCCGAGCCCTGACCGCACCGGCACCAGTCGCACCCGGCTGA